In Picosynechococcus sp. PCC 7002, the following are encoded in one genomic region:
- a CDS encoding pyridoxamine 5'-phosphate oxidase family protein, giving the protein MAQLATAENGWVDTTKATDPEAIALVKDLLDTQIYCSLSTCSPVGLPWSSPLLFVWDQGLKLYWSSAIAAQHSQNLYQNQGRAMVTVYDPSRIKAAFFAGIATELTESELLRQVLSRFDQRAQRPTPRQAADYLDDSPRRMYQFIVEQAWVSGDRLLSQGQLIDTKIQLDLDSLKDYFSP; this is encoded by the coding sequence ATGGCACAACTCGCAACGGCAGAAAACGGCTGGGTGGATACAACTAAGGCCACCGATCCAGAGGCGATCGCCCTCGTCAAAGATTTACTCGACACGCAGATTTATTGCAGCCTCAGCACCTGTTCGCCGGTTGGCTTGCCCTGGAGTAGCCCGTTACTTTTTGTTTGGGATCAGGGTTTAAAACTCTATTGGTCATCGGCGATCGCCGCCCAACATTCCCAAAATCTTTACCAGAACCAAGGCCGGGCGATGGTCACAGTTTATGATCCTAGTCGCATTAAGGCCGCCTTTTTCGCAGGAATTGCCACAGAATTAACCGAATCGGAACTTCTACGGCAAGTTTTAAGCCGATTCGACCAGCGCGCCCAACGACCGACACCCAGGCAAGCAGCAGATTATCTTGACGACTCCCCGCGCCGAATGTACCAATTCATCGTGGAGCAAGCTTGGGTCAGTGGCGATCGCCTCTTATCCCAAGGGCAACTAATCGACACCAAAATTCAGTTAGATCTCGACTCTCTCAAGGATTATTTTTCCCCGTAA
- a CDS encoding secondary thiamine-phosphate synthase enzyme YjbQ, translating to MLHQHQRALQIQTQGKSLHKITAKIESYVAESGIKMGLCVVFVRHTSASLIIQENADPDVLLDLENFMARLVPEDGHSYIHSAEGPDDMPAHIRSVLTKTAEQIPIANGRLVLGTWQGIYLWEHRSYRHTREVVVHIYGEK from the coding sequence ATGCTGCACCAACATCAAAGAGCCTTACAAATCCAAACCCAAGGGAAATCTCTCCATAAAATTACGGCCAAAATCGAGTCCTATGTGGCGGAATCGGGGATAAAAATGGGATTATGCGTCGTGTTTGTGCGCCACACTTCAGCCTCGTTAATCATTCAAGAAAATGCGGATCCGGATGTGTTGTTAGATTTAGAAAACTTCATGGCGAGATTGGTGCCAGAGGATGGCCACTCCTATATCCACAGCGCCGAAGGCCCCGATGATATGCCTGCCCATATCCGCTCGGTGCTAACCAAAACCGCTGAACAAATTCCCATTGCCAATGGTCGCTTGGTGTTGGGGACGTGGCAGGGCATTTATCTCTGGGAGCACCGCAGTTATCGCCATACCAGGGAAGTGGTGGTGCATATTTACGGGGAAAAATAA
- a CDS encoding gamma carbonic anhydrase family protein — MSTWSNVSLATPDLSQAAFVASNATVIGNVSLAEGSSIWYGAVVRGDLEAIQIGRFSNVQDGAVLHGDPGKQTVLEDYVTIGHKAVIHSAHIEQGCLIGIGAIVLDGVRVGAGSIIGAGCVVTKDVPGRSLMVGIPAKRLKDVGETQAAELIDHAEAYYQLALKHSALSA; from the coding sequence ATGTCCACCTGGTCTAATGTTTCCCTTGCCACCCCTGATCTGAGCCAAGCGGCCTTTGTGGCTTCTAATGCTACCGTGATCGGCAATGTCAGCCTCGCCGAGGGATCAAGCATTTGGTACGGGGCAGTGGTGCGGGGTGACCTAGAGGCGATTCAGATTGGTCGTTTTAGCAATGTCCAGGATGGGGCGGTACTCCATGGTGATCCGGGTAAACAGACGGTGCTTGAAGATTACGTCACCATCGGCCATAAAGCAGTGATCCACAGTGCCCACATTGAACAAGGCTGCCTAATTGGTATTGGGGCGATTGTTTTAGATGGGGTGCGGGTCGGCGCGGGCAGTATTATCGGCGCGGGTTGTGTCGTCACAAAGGATGTCCCAGGGCGATCGCTCATGGTGGGCATTCCTGCCAAGCGCCTCAAGGATGTGGGGGAGACCCAAGCAGCGGAATTAATTGACCATGCTGAAGCCTATTATCAGTTGGCGTTAAAACATTCAGCATTATCGGCCTGA
- a CDS encoding Fur family transcriptional regulator, producing the protein MSKKLTKNQRTILQLIQAKETETSAQNLHFEMQQTGLKIGLATVYRALKLLKVEGKIQERVTPEGESFYSKIGMTEHHHHHLNCVNCGQSYPLDSCPISQKITDWCQTQKFKVYYHTLEFFGLCADCQTQADNAECFNAN; encoded by the coding sequence ATGTCCAAGAAACTCACTAAAAACCAACGCACCATTCTCCAGCTCATCCAAGCCAAAGAAACCGAAACCAGCGCCCAAAATCTCCATTTCGAGATGCAGCAAACGGGCCTAAAAATCGGTTTAGCCACCGTTTATCGCGCCCTGAAATTACTGAAAGTCGAGGGCAAAATCCAAGAGCGGGTCACCCCAGAGGGAGAATCGTTCTATAGCAAAATTGGCATGACCGAACACCACCACCACCATTTAAACTGCGTCAACTGCGGCCAATCTTACCCCCTCGATAGTTGTCCCATTAGTCAAAAAATTACCGACTGGTGCCAAACCCAGAAGTTCAAGGTCTATTACCACACCCTCGAATTCTTTGGCCTCTGCGCCGACTGTCAGACTCAGGCCGATAATGCTGAATGTTTTAACGCCAACTGA
- a CDS encoding metal ABC transporter permease, which translates to MLDALQFDFMQNALMAGILVSIACGIIGTFVVVNRIVFISGGIAHAAYGGIGLGYFFQFNPIWGAIAFGLISALGMGWVEQQTKQRGDTLIGVMWAIGMAIGIILIDFTEGYKAGLESYLFGSILAVPRSDLWLMFGVDCVIIALIALLYKELLAISFDPVFATTRNLPVRSLYLVLVGLIALTVVMVMQIVGLIMVIALLTIPAAIASQWQKKITAMMGLASLLGISFTTTGLWLSYRFNLTSGATIILVSGIAYLLSLGLKAYGDRQSTQPEA; encoded by the coding sequence ATGCTTGACGCCCTCCAGTTCGACTTTATGCAAAATGCCCTGATGGCGGGAATCCTCGTCAGCATCGCCTGTGGCATTATTGGGACTTTTGTCGTCGTCAACCGCATTGTTTTTATTAGTGGGGGCATTGCCCACGCTGCCTATGGGGGTATTGGTCTGGGCTATTTTTTTCAATTTAATCCCATTTGGGGGGCGATCGCCTTTGGCTTGATCTCTGCCCTGGGGATGGGCTGGGTTGAACAACAAACCAAACAACGGGGTGATACCCTGATCGGCGTGATGTGGGCGATTGGCATGGCGATCGGCATTATTTTGATCGACTTTACCGAGGGTTATAAAGCGGGTTTAGAGAGTTATTTATTTGGCAGTATCCTGGCGGTGCCCCGGTCGGATCTGTGGCTAATGTTTGGCGTTGACTGTGTGATTATTGCCCTCATTGCTTTACTTTACAAAGAACTCCTCGCCATTTCCTTTGACCCGGTGTTTGCCACGACCCGCAATTTGCCCGTGCGCAGTCTGTATCTCGTCCTCGTGGGTTTAATCGCCCTGACGGTGGTGATGGTGATGCAAATTGTCGGTTTGATTATGGTGATTGCCCTCTTAACGATTCCGGCGGCGATCGCCAGCCAATGGCAGAAAAAAATTACCGCCATGATGGGTTTAGCCAGTCTGTTAGGGATTAGCTTTACGACGACGGGCCTCTGGCTCTCGTATCGCTTTAATCTGACTTCGGGGGCAACGATTATCCTAGTTTCAGGGATTGCCTATCTCCTGAGCCTCGGACTCAAAGCCTACGGCGATCGCCAATCCACCCAACCAGAAGCCTAA
- a CDS encoding metal ABC transporter ATP-binding protein encodes METVISLERVWAGYPKTPVLEDINLQVQALDFIGLIGPNGGGKTTLLKVLLGLVQPQRGTVKILDRPVTQGRRYIGYVPQILELDRDFPIQVRDVVNMGRLGKRKLFHRYNRKDREIVQRSLVQVGMADKGDRPIGELSGGERQRVYIARALASEPKILLLDEPTANVDSHVQNSIYELLKELNQSMTIMMISHDLGAISSYVKTVGCLNRRLHYHHDRLITPTMIEETYQCPVDLIAHGIPHRVFPDHADGSSSPTHHHSSSCDHA; translated from the coding sequence ATGGAAACGGTCATTTCCCTCGAACGAGTCTGGGCGGGCTACCCGAAGACCCCTGTCCTCGAAGACATTAACCTACAGGTACAGGCCTTGGATTTTATTGGTCTGATTGGCCCCAATGGTGGTGGGAAAACCACCCTACTGAAAGTGCTGCTTGGTTTGGTGCAACCCCAACGGGGGACGGTCAAAATTTTAGATCGCCCTGTCACCCAGGGCCGCCGTTACATCGGCTACGTACCCCAGATCCTAGAACTTGACCGGGATTTCCCGATCCAAGTCCGGGATGTGGTAAACATGGGGCGTTTGGGTAAACGAAAATTATTCCACCGCTACAACCGCAAGGACCGGGAAATTGTCCAGCGTTCCCTTGTGCAGGTGGGCATGGCTGATAAAGGCGATCGCCCCATTGGCGAACTGTCCGGGGGGGAAAGGCAACGGGTTTATATTGCGCGGGCCTTGGCTTCGGAACCGAAAATTCTCCTCCTCGATGAACCCACTGCTAACGTTGATTCCCATGTGCAGAATAGTATTTACGAATTGCTCAAAGAACTTAATCAATCCATGACGATTATGATGATTTCCCACGACCTTGGGGCCATCTCCTCCTATGTGAAAACCGTGGGCTGCCTAAATCGCCGCTTGCATTATCATCATGATCGCCTGATCACCCCCACCATGATCGAAGAAACCTACCAATGCCCCGTGGATCTCATTGCCCACGGCATTCCCCACCGGGTTTTTCCGGATCACGCTGATGGTTCTTCCTCGCCAACCCACCACCATTCTTCATCCTGCGACCATGCTTGA
- a CDS encoding metal ABC transporter solute-binding protein, Zn/Mn family, whose translation MGLLFGCGADPATQTETSTSSPVTPEATTPQQEPLKITVSVLPQQYFVEKIAGDRVQVSTLVGPGIEAENYEPKPQQLKDLSEADAYIGIGIFFEEVWGDRLRSANREMTWLDTAEGIEKLPLADHHHHGDDGHSHSHDHEGELLDPHIWLSPQRVKQQAESIYQLLVQLDPDGETIYADNLNQFLGELDQLDQTIRERLAPLENRTFLVFHPAWGYFAADYDLEQISIEVEGQEPSAAELAQLVQTAKEKQIRTIFVQYQFNVQAAEAIAQEINAEVVPLDPLAPNWSENMLAMTDEFIQASRPNPTE comes from the coding sequence CTGGGGCTCCTCTTTGGTTGTGGTGCAGACCCCGCTACCCAGACGGAAACATCCACGTCTAGCCCCGTAACCCCAGAGGCAACGACCCCCCAGCAGGAACCCCTGAAGATTACCGTTAGTGTTCTACCCCAGCAATATTTCGTCGAAAAAATTGCTGGCGATCGCGTCCAGGTTTCAACCTTGGTTGGCCCTGGGATCGAAGCAGAAAATTATGAACCTAAACCCCAGCAGTTAAAGGATCTCAGTGAGGCCGACGCCTACATTGGCATTGGCATCTTTTTTGAAGAAGTGTGGGGCGATCGCCTCCGCTCCGCCAATCGAGAAATGACTTGGTTAGACACCGCTGAAGGCATCGAAAAATTACCCCTTGCCGATCACCACCACCATGGCGATGACGGTCACAGCCACAGCCATGACCACGAAGGCGAACTACTCGATCCCCACATTTGGCTCTCTCCCCAGCGGGTTAAACAGCAGGCCGAAAGTATTTATCAACTGCTCGTCCAACTCGACCCCGACGGCGAAACCATCTATGCTGATAATCTCAATCAATTTTTAGGGGAACTGGATCAACTTGACCAAACCATCCGCGAGCGGTTAGCGCCTTTAGAAAATCGCACTTTCTTGGTCTTTCATCCTGCCTGGGGCTATTTTGCAGCGGACTATGACCTAGAGCAAATCTCCATCGAAGTCGAAGGCCAGGAACCCAGTGCCGCAGAACTTGCCCAACTTGTCCAAACCGCGAAGGAAAAGCAAATCCGCACCATTTTCGTGCAATATCAGTTTAATGTCCAAGCCGCCGAGGCGATCGCCCAGGAAATTAACGCCGAGGTGGTACCCCTCGATCCCCTCGCCCCCAACTGGTCAGAAAATATGTTGGCCATGACCGATGAATTTATCCAAGCCAGTCGCCCCAATCCCACGGAGTAG
- a CDS encoding class I SAM-dependent methyltransferase: protein MHIYNRFILPSLLDYVMHRQAIAQQRQTLLQAARGNVLEIGFGTGANLPHYPGGVETLHVVEPERMLQQRVEQRIRQSGLRVEWHGLRGEALPFEDRCFDTVVSTFTLCTVQKPAQVLREIRRVLKKDGYFLTLEHGLSPDGAIAQWQHRLNGVMNCCGGGCNLNRPMGALLKAAGFQMETLKEFYLPTLPSIGGYLTMAKLAP, encoded by the coding sequence ATGCATATTTACAATCGCTTTATTCTTCCCTCTTTGCTGGATTATGTGATGCATCGCCAGGCGATCGCCCAACAACGGCAAACATTACTCCAGGCGGCCCGGGGCAACGTCCTAGAGATTGGCTTTGGTACCGGGGCCAATCTTCCCCATTACCCAGGGGGAGTAGAAACTTTGCATGTCGTAGAGCCGGAAAGAATGCTACAACAACGGGTCGAGCAGCGGATTCGTCAATCGGGGTTGCGGGTCGAGTGGCATGGCCTGCGGGGAGAAGCGCTACCCTTTGAAGACCGCTGTTTTGATACAGTAGTGAGCACTTTTACCCTTTGTACGGTGCAGAAACCCGCCCAAGTGCTCCGGGAAATTCGTCGTGTCCTGAAAAAAGATGGCTACTTTTTGACCCTAGAACATGGCTTAAGTCCGGACGGAGCGATCGCCCAATGGCAACATCGGCTAAATGGCGTAATGAACTGTTGCGGCGGCGGCTGTAATTTAAACCGACCGATGGGGGCGCTTCTCAAGGCGGCGGGCTTTCAGATGGAGACCCTCAAAGAATTTTATTTACCGACCCTGCCCTCCATTGGTGGCTATCTCACCATGGCGAAACTTGCTCCTTAG